Within the Mauremys reevesii isolate NIE-2019 linkage group 2, ASM1616193v1, whole genome shotgun sequence genome, the region GAATATATAACACGCTATATAGCATCTTTAAAGCAGGTAAGTATCTTACTTAGTGGTGTTAGTTTTCTATAAGGGCCTTTAGATAACACTATTTAAAAGCAACCAAGCTGCTTCTATTTCACAGCAGTAGAAATAGAAGCCAGGTGTCAGATTGCCAGTAAAAATGGGAGCCTGGTTACATTTTCTGTCACTGGACTTTTAAGAATGCATATAGTGTTTAAAAGAAATACTAGTATTTTCCACAAGAAAATAGTTTCCATTATCAGCTTTTCTGTTCGACGGACCACCTGCAAATATCGCTCCTGCTCTACTCTCATGTGCTGTAGTCCCTTTCATACATTTCCTATGATATTTGgaaatgaaaatatattattgTATAACAAAAAATAGattaaacaaattttaaaaagcttttttcAGATCAGTACTAGATAGTATGAAGAGCTGAATTTAAGGTAACACATAGATGCAGATCCTTAATCTCAAAATGTCCTTTCTTTCTTCATATTAGTGGAACAGTTAGGAATAGTCTAATCAATCATAAATCTATGGGGAGATGTCTGTTGAAATCTGCTAATAACAGTACCCTGCACTCTGTTTGCAATAGCTTCATATGTAAAAATATTTAAGcaatatgtttatttttaaattcctacAATTAGGTTAGGCCTAGTTGAGAATATTTCATAGTGTACTTTATCTCTCACTAAAAGCCacattctgctgtcagttactcTTGTGCAACTTCACTAGGGTTGTGCAAGTATAACACAGAGTAGAATTTAATCCCAGAATATTTAGGAATTGCATTCTCCCAATAGTATGTTAATAATAATCAGTTATAGGTCAAATTGCTGTGTAGAGCCTTTTCAGTTTTATGCTGTTTCATGTGTACTAGACGGATAACATTCCATGAAGGTAAAAATGTGAAAACTGTACATCTTGTTCATAGCGCTATACACAGAGCAATGGACGCAGACCTTTTGGTATTTCTGCCTTGATTGTGGGCTTTGATGATGATGGTAGTCCCAGATTGTATCAGACAGACCCATCTGGTACATATCATTCTTGGAAGGTAAGCTCCAACTTAATTCATAAATTGTATTAtcttagtgcaaatatttgcatagGCAGTGTATCCCAATGAAGTCTGATGTTGCATTTTGTACTATGGAGTCACATAACCAAAGAATCTGTTCCATGCTTTCAGCAGGCTAGTTACAGTTGTTTGAGCACCAAAGCTAAtttagggtacgtttacactggaataaaagacctgtGGCCCAGCCATGGTTggtccaggtcagctgacttgtgTTGCAGGGCTACAAATTGCTGCGTAtgtgtttgggctcaggctggagccagaactctgggcttctccccccagccagggtcccagagcttgggctccatcctaagcccaaacatctgcacagcaattttacagtccCCAGGCAGATGAACTGAGTTAGCTGTGGGTGTTGAATTGCTGTATAGATATACCCTTAGCCTTATAGTTAAAGAATTAGTGAACCCACagcaaaaataagaaaataaatttaaaatatttacaacaGCAAACATATTGCATGGTGATTGTGTGTACGCTGTCACCGATTATGAGGAGATAACCTCTCCATAGTGAATGTTGAAACCAGATTCCATTATAAAGCCCTATTTCAAACTCCGCCTCTCcttttaaactttcccatggCCTGAAAATTACCATATCTACTATGAGAGCAAAAGAAAACATAGGAGAGATATTTAAAGACAGTGGGTCCAACCTTATGAGTTACAGGTCATTAAAAACTAccttattttaaattttatttgtcTCGTTTTGCTCAAAAACAGCTTGTTACTATTTTTTCAAGCCTTCTATTTCCATTTATAGGCATCACCTGGCCCCTTCTCAGATGGGTCCGATAATTGCACAGGAATGCTGGCCCCAGGCCCTTAAATGGGGAGACTACCCTGTTACAGCAAGGAAGTCCTAGCATGGTCAATTTATGGAAAAGGGGGTTCTGGTGTgaaaaagcttgagaaccactgttctaataTTTTCATGTCCTCAGGTGTTACAAGACCTAGGACCACTAACGATGTTTTCAAAGTGCTTCAGATTAACAAGGTTTATTATGCTCTTTGTCATCTTTCCTTAAAAACGTAAAGGCctggaaatcttgaaaatgtTGCACTGTTCCACATGGAAACAGTGAAATAAAGTCTTTGCTGCCAACATTGCAAAACCCAAATCACATGTTACATAATGATAGTGGGGGATTGCCAAATCAGTATCATCTGAGAAATGTGTGCAGACCAAATGGGTTTGATTAGATAAAACAAATTAATGTACATCGTGGTGAGATGCATAACTGTGTGTCTTCTACAGGCAAATGTAATTGGCCGCAATGCTAAAACTGTGCGTGAATTTTTGGAGAAGAATTACACAGAAGAAGCTATAGCAACTGACAAGGAAGCTATCAAATTAGCAATAAGAGCTTTGCTAGAAGTATGTAATCCAGTAGAATGCATACAATAAATGCTTTcagaaaagcttgtttttctttattttgaaaCTTACTTGTAATGATGTTTTTGTTGTATACTAGGTTGTGCAATCTGGTGGAAAAAACATTGAACTTGCAATAATAAGGAGAAACCAACCACTGCAGGTATGAGTTATTGATTACATAAGGATAAAACGATAATTCCTATGCAGAATCTTTTGACAAAAATTATACCAGTTTACACCTGTGCATTTCAACTGGATGTATAAAGTGTCCCTACATCTGGTAAAACAATATTATGTGACTTCTGTTGTGTCTCTGTAGATTGATGATGCTCTGAGCTATATAGTAACTGCTGATAATTTATATTGTACTATAAGAAGctgtgttgggaaaattcagtgCAGGAAACAGTTCTGGGAAAGCATATCAAAACATACTTTTCTGTCTTGTGTGTGGGAGACATTTTCACGTAGTTTACATGGCGAGACTCAGTAAATTTTGCTATTGTACAGTTCTAAAGAAGCATTTTTGCAATTTAATATTTCTGGCAAACATTTTGTGACTTCTTTTGTAGCTGCTATTACAGTGGAAAAGACAGACTCCAGGCAtgacaaataaaaaataagattTCCATAGAGTATTTCCCTTCTTTTGGAATAAACAACTCCATTCTTCTGCATACATTACCCCCATAATAGATAAGTGTATGTAATCTCTTTAAGCAATTTTAACTGTTTGAGTTGTCTGGAATTTTAGTAAGATATGATATTTAGTCCTCAGTCCCAAATGAAAGAAGCCCAGCTCTAGAATAAATTCTTGGCACTATAGTCAAAAGATTTTGACTTATAAAGATAAATGGTGGTGTGTGCACTCTTGAAATAAACGCATCTTCTACCATCTGCATTCATCATTACACCCTTAGCAATGTATCACCATTTCCTGCAGTAACACCCACATCCTGTAGACTCAAGTTCAGTAAACCTTTATGTTCATACATTGCTATTGTGAATTCTGCATACTGAGGGTGAATTGAATGAGGAATTGTTGATAGAAGATAGCTGGCTAGAAGTTTAGCCAAAATTACATATGTGCTTTATCAAAGATAGACTGATAAGAAAGACACCCTGTTATTGCCATGAAGCCCTGGAGAAGTGGAGGGGATGTGAAGGTGCATCAACTCAGCAGGAGCTCCCCAGGACATTTACCTCTGGGAATGCAGGGGAAATGAGGACACTGCCTAACCCTTTGAAAGAGTAGGGCATGTACTTCATAGATTGGGgcggccaaactgtggctcatgaGCCATGTGTgactcttttacagttaaagtgcggctCACGGAGCCACCCCAAGTCCCCCCATTCTCCACTTATGGGTGATGGGAGTATAGGCTTTTCCCCAGTGTGGGGGTCTCGGGGCTTCAGTCCTGTGAagtgcacctgccagggcttggggcttcagcaggagcaaggCTGAAGCCCCGTGCCCCATCAGGTGCCTCACACAGgactaaagccctgagccccagcagttTTGCGCcctggctcttgaacttctgaagatttgTCATGTGGCtaggagggtcagtaagtttggccatctCTGCCACGGATAAAAGTGGCCCTTAGTATTCTTTCTTCTGTTACCAGGGTGGTAGAGCATCATGGGAAAACACCACTTTTCATAgacattccccccctcccccccgagtccATAAACATGACTTTAATTCTTATATTCACTATTTTCTTTCAATGATGTTGTATGGATTTCTAACACTTGTAACCAATTTGAAGGTTTGGGTAACAACATATTTATAAAGAACTAAGGGGGATATTAGATAAACCATTCGCCTTTAATTTCTGGTAAGAGCCTGTTAGGATTTGGTTCCAGCTGGAGGTCTGAGTGAGTGTCCACAAAACTCATTTAAATTGCTAGTGGACAGCCCAATAAAATGAAACCCTCACACATAATTTGACAGAATTGGCAGTCCGTAATGAAGAAGCCTAGGTTTGTGCCAGTATAGATGCTAAATTACCCTCTGCTGTTGAAGTTAAAGTTGTTAGCAGAGTAGCTCACGGTACAGCTATCTGAGCATATCTGGCCTGTGTATTTACTTATAAGGAAAATAATCATCCCTGGCAGTCTCTTAACCTGCCAGGTTTATAAATGCAGATCTGTATAAACACATGTCTTGACTTCAAAGAATTCACACAAGTTTGGTTCTGTCAATTTGTGTCTCAGATGGGagcttttgaaacatttttttcaacaCATCAGGAGTACATTTTGGAGCTGTGAAATGTAATTGAATCTATGGATTAAAAAAGTGCAGATGGAATCCGTATTAGTTACGCTTTATACAATTCTTTGTCCTATGTTCCATTTCAGATTTTTAGTGCAAAGGATATTGAATCACAAGTTGCAGAaatagagaaggaaaaagaagaatctgaaaggaaaaagaagaaaagtatTTAAATCCCAGATAAATGCTGATTGCTGCTTATTAAAATGTTTCCAAAGTTTTAACAAATACTAGCTGACCACAATATTTACAGCTGCTGAAtaaacttgtctctttcattaTCAAATACTCTAGTTTTCTGAAACCTCTTACAATTACAAATATGCTAGTCCTAATGTGCTTGTATTTACTATGGTGTGCAAACAGGCAGGTATTTGCACCTTACCATTCctccatttatttattgtttACATATTCAGCATTAAAAGGCATTGTCAAACTTCCTGTAAGCAGATTATCACCAAACTATTGGCACATCTCTGTACAAGATATTAAAGGTTTCCAAGTGTTCAATTTTTTCTTATGTAACTTTTTGCAAGTTTGATAAGTTTGTGTTTACATACTATTACTGTTACATATGGAATGCAAATTAAGAATGCAATAAAGTTCTGATTTATGTTTTGACCGTTTAATTTATTGTGTTGCATTTTCCAAAGCATGTTGCCCCTGCTAGTCTTTATCGTAGATGGCACAACACATTGAATTGCACCACTTTTTGAATGATAGAAACACCTTTCTTCTATTAGTGGATTGTACAAGATAGTGAATGGTATTTTTCTTAATGCATTTGTATTGCATTTAACTTTCAAAATCTTAAATGATGAAGCCTATcatttattggacccacttctgttctccaacagaagtgggtccaataaaagatattaccacacctACCTTGTCTGCCTGATATCCTGGGATTGATATGGcaacaactacactgcatacaaagcCTATTATGTTAGTACTCCACTGAGAATATATTTGTTGCAGAGTTAAACATTGCACCCCTTCTCAGGagtatatattttgttttt harbors:
- the PSMA8 gene encoding proteasome subunit alpha-type 8, producing MAARYDRAITVFSPDGHLFQVEYAQEAVKKGSTAVGIRGLDIVVLGVERKSVAKLQEERTVRKICALDDHVCMAFAGLTADARIIINRARVECQSHKLTVEDPVTVEYITRYIASLKQRYTQSNGRRPFGISALIVGFDDDGSPRLYQTDPSGTYHSWKANVIGRNAKTVREFLEKNYTEEAIATDKEAIKLAIRALLEVVQSGGKNIELAIIRRNQPLQIFSAKDIESQVAEIEKEKEESERKKKKSI